The DNA segment CGGATGCGGGCGCTCTCGCCGCTGCCGGGGAGCTGGAGGGCGCGGACAGCACCTCGCACGACAGCGCGGCCGAAGCGGCGGCTGCGGCGGCGAGCGATTCCGACGACCTGTTCCGGACCATCGTCAACGCCGATGCCGACCCGGTGCCGCGCGGCGAGCCGCTGGTGGTGTGCCACAACGTCCAGAAGGACTACGGCGCCAACAAGGTGCTGCGCGGCGTCGACCTGACGGTGAAACGCGGCGAGGTGGTTGTGCTTCTGGGGCCGAGCGGCTCGGGCAAGAGCACGTTCCTGCGCACCATCAACCATCTCGAGCCGGTGGACTGGGGCACCATCACGGTCGGGGGCGACTATGTCGGCTATGAGCCCGGACCGGGCGGCCAGCCGCGCCCCACCGGGCGGCTGGCACGGGCGCGCGCGCGGGCCCGCATTTCGATGGTGTTCCAGCACTTCAACCTGTTCAACCACCTGACGGCGCTGGAAAACGTGATGGAAGCTCCGGTACGGGTGTTCGGCGTGCCGGCGTCGCAGGCCCGCGAAACCGCGCTGCGCCTGCTGGCGGCGGTGGGGTTGCAGAACCACGCGAACCACCTGCCGCACCGGCTTTCCGGCGGGCAGCAGCAGCGGGTGGCGATCGCCCGCGCGCTGGCGACATCGCCGCGGGTGATGCTGTTCGACGAGCCGACCTCGGCGCTCGATCCGGAACTGGTCGGCGAGGTGCTTGGCGTCATGCGCAAGCTCGCCGATGCCGGCATGACCATGATCGTGGTGACCCACGAGATCCGCTTCGCCCGCGAGGTCGCGGACCGCGTGGTGTTCATGGATGCAGGCGTGGTGGTCGAGGAGGGGCCGCCGGAGATGGTGATCGACAATCCGAGCCAGGAGCGCACGCAGCGCTTCCTGCGCGCGGTCAATCACGGCGCCTGAGAGGCGGCCTTGCGGGGGCCCTGCCGGCCGAAGCCGACACGGCAGGGTTCCTCAGAAGGTCGGCGGGGTGTTGACCCAGATGACGCGGCAATTCTCGTTGCCGGAGGCGCGATAGCTGTGGATGCGGTCCGACTGGAAGAAGAAGCTGTAGCCGGTCTGCACCCGGTAGTGCTCGCCCTCGACGTGGAGTTCGAGTTCACCGGAAAGAATGTAGCCAACCTCTTCGCCCGCATGCTGGAACGGCCCGCACATCGGCCCATGCGCCGGCATTTCCAGAAGCAGCCCTTCGAGCTGGCGGTGTTCGGCGAAGGGGGTGAGGATCTCCGCGGTGCTGCCGTCGCCTTCCTCGGCCG comes from the Ancylobacter pratisalsi genome and includes:
- a CDS encoding amino acid ABC transporter permease/ATP-binding protein (The N-terminal region of this protein, as described by TIGR01726, is a three transmembrane segment that identifies a subfamily of ABC transporter permease subunits, which specificities that include histidine, arginine, glutamine, glutamate, L-cystine (sic), the opines (in Agrobacterium) octopine and nopaline, etc.); protein product: MTRSARMAARRTRALRLIAGVSVLVVAGAGVALAQAQGQSIQDMASGLMVRDPYAEMAFGWFWEFLNYCRSSFLWAGAWVAVQITAISMTLGLLLGLVLALMRLSSQKLVNGAAWLYIFFTRGTPQLLQLVFIFNALPFIGLRFDSFTTAVVGFSLNQAAFSAEIIRGGILSVNRNQSVAASSLGMGPFLTLRRIILPQAMRAILPGIGNDTISMLKLTSIASIVFVNELTFRSQQIVGQNNKFFTVFAATSVIYLLMVSVISVAQAFAERRFDLEKDTRSNAGAMNRMLGFRLSREEAVPDAGALAAAGELEGADSTSHDSAAEAAAAAASDSDDLFRTIVNADADPVPRGEPLVVCHNVQKDYGANKVLRGVDLTVKRGEVVVLLGPSGSGKSTFLRTINHLEPVDWGTITVGGDYVGYEPGPGGQPRPTGRLARARARARISMVFQHFNLFNHLTALENVMEAPVRVFGVPASQARETALRLLAAVGLQNHANHLPHRLSGGQQQRVAIARALATSPRVMLFDEPTSALDPELVGEVLGVMRKLADAGMTMIVVTHEIRFAREVADRVVFMDAGVVVEEGPPEMVIDNPSQERTQRFLRAVNHGA
- a CDS encoding helix-turn-helix domain-containing protein; the protein is MVNSEADKVDQGVAAVGPRVRYLRRLHRLRLKDLAAMAGCSESLLSRIENALVVPSLSTLHRLSKALNVNVAALIDPKEEQICTIYGPNNRPRYTRAAEEGDGSTAEILTPFAEHRQLEGLLLEMPAHGPMCGPFQHAGEEVGYILSGELELHVEGEHYRVQTGYSFFFQSDRIHSYRASGNENCRVIWVNTPPTF